In one Bacteroidales bacterium WCE2004 genomic region, the following are encoded:
- a CDS encoding LysR family transcriptional regulator, cyn operon transcriptional activator, which translates to MELRQLKYFVKTAETLNFSEAARALFVTQSTLSQQIRQLEEEMGTELFQRDSHSVSLTESGEHLLPIAKHTLQDAEDCYTQISDLKQMLSGVLNIGITYTFAPVLTETVGEFTKQYPGVKLNIICQTMAALLEMLKRREVDFVLCFRPNVVDDEIESHALFDNQLSVILSKEHPLAGRESLSLDDIRPQRIAMPAKETQARNAFDSMFPGELQRLDVQVEINEVNVLLDLIRATQMITFLSEATLYQKGGLKAIPLEAPNTQMEGCVHTLKKVYRKRAADEFIRILSQSNAVMERAHNWLK; encoded by the coding sequence ATGGAACTCCGGCAGCTCAAGTATTTCGTAAAGACGGCGGAAACGCTCAACTTCTCCGAAGCCGCGCGCGCACTCTTTGTCACCCAGAGCACCCTCTCCCAGCAGATCAGACAGCTGGAGGAAGAGATGGGCACCGAGCTCTTCCAGCGTGACAGCCACAGCGTCAGCCTCACCGAGAGCGGCGAGCACCTGCTGCCCATTGCGAAGCACACGCTCCAGGACGCCGAAGACTGCTATACGCAGATCAGCGACCTCAAGCAGATGCTGTCCGGAGTTCTCAACATCGGCATCACGTACACTTTCGCACCGGTCCTCACCGAGACCGTCGGAGAATTCACCAAACAATATCCGGGCGTCAAACTCAACATCATCTGCCAGACGATGGCCGCGCTGCTCGAAATGCTCAAGCGGCGGGAGGTGGACTTCGTCCTCTGCTTCAGGCCCAACGTCGTGGACGACGAGATTGAATCACACGCACTGTTTGACAACCAGCTGTCCGTCATCCTGAGCAAGGAGCATCCGCTTGCGGGCCGGGAGTCGCTCTCCCTGGACGACATCCGCCCGCAGCGCATTGCGATGCCGGCCAAGGAGACGCAGGCCCGCAACGCCTTCGACAGCATGTTTCCCGGCGAATTGCAGCGGCTTGACGTACAGGTTGAGATCAACGAAGTCAATGTCCTGCTGGATCTGATCCGGGCCACCCAGATGATTACCTTCCTGTCCGAAGCCACGCTCTACCAGAAAGGAGGCCTCAAGGCCATCCCGTTGGAGGCGCCCAACACCCAGATGGAAGGCTGCGTACACACCCTCAAGAAAGTCTACCGCAAACGTGCCGCCGATGAGTTCATCCGCATCCTCAGCCAATCCAACGCTGTGATGGAGCGGGCTCATAACTGGCTCAAATGA
- a CDS encoding Transcriptional regulator PadR-like family protein, with protein MGTNNQALTEAVFYILLALQKPLHGYGIMQETSELSNGRLILSAGTLYGAISTLIDKGWIKPYGVEADRRKEYIITDEGKRVLVAELDRLQELVDNGNKHINR; from the coding sequence ATGGGAACTAACAATCAAGCACTGACTGAAGCAGTATTTTACATCCTGCTTGCCTTGCAGAAGCCCCTCCACGGATACGGGATCATGCAAGAGACTTCCGAGCTGAGCAACGGCCGGCTCATCCTCTCCGCCGGCACCCTGTATGGCGCCATCTCCACCCTGATCGACAAGGGATGGATCAAGCCCTACGGCGTGGAAGCGGACCGCCGCAAGGAGTACATCATCACCGACGAGGGCAAGCGCGTCCTCGTGGCGGAACTGGACAGGCTCCAGGAACTCGTAGACAACGGAAACAAACACATTAACAGATAA
- a CDS encoding sulfate permease, SulP family, whose product MDFKVGFKPKLFSTFKNGYNKQTLVQDLLAGIIVGIVALPLAIAFGIASGATPEAGILTAIVAGFIISFFGGSKVQIGGPTGAFIVIVYGIIQQYGMSGLAIATFMAGAFLILMGVLHLGTIIKYIPYPIVVGFTSGIALTIFATQIKDLFGLQIESVPAGFLDKWAVYFQHFDTVNWWTLLIGVCSILVIVFMPKISRRIPGSLVAIILMTVVALILKRLGISGIETIGDRFTISSSLPQPAVPSLSWETVTRLAQPAMVIAMLGAIESLLSAAVADGVIGDRHDSNQELVAQGIANMVTPLIGGIPATGAIARTMTNINNGGRTPVAGIAHAIVLALIYLFLMPLVQYIPMSCLAGVLVVVSYNMSEWRSFKAILKNPKSDIIVLLVTFFLTVIFDLTVAIEVGVLIACLLCMKRMAETTNVSVLSDEIDPTADTDVQGNLEHLTIPEGAKVYEINGPYFFGIGNKFEEMMGDMGGRARVRIIRMRKVPFIDSTGVHNLSNMCRMCSQMGVKVVLSGVNPTVMKVLENAGMDEIVGKDNICSHINIALKRAEEILAEEK is encoded by the coding sequence ATGGACTTCAAAGTTGGTTTCAAACCCAAGCTGTTCTCGACGTTCAAGAACGGTTACAACAAGCAGACGCTCGTCCAGGACCTGCTCGCAGGTATCATCGTCGGCATCGTGGCGCTGCCGCTCGCCATCGCGTTCGGCATCGCATCCGGCGCCACGCCGGAGGCCGGCATCCTGACGGCCATCGTGGCCGGTTTCATCATTTCCTTCTTTGGTGGCAGCAAGGTGCAGATCGGCGGTCCGACCGGCGCTTTCATCGTCATCGTCTATGGCATCATCCAGCAATATGGCATGAGCGGCCTGGCAATTGCGACCTTTATGGCCGGCGCTTTCCTGATCCTGATGGGTGTGCTCCACCTGGGCACGATCATCAAATATATCCCCTACCCGATCGTCGTGGGCTTCACCAGCGGTATCGCCCTGACGATCTTCGCGACCCAGATCAAGGACCTCTTCGGCCTACAGATCGAGAGCGTCCCGGCCGGTTTCCTGGACAAATGGGCCGTCTATTTCCAGCACTTCGACACCGTGAACTGGTGGACGCTCCTGATCGGCGTGTGCAGCATCCTGGTCATCGTGTTCATGCCCAAGATCAGCCGCCGCATCCCGGGTTCGCTCGTGGCCATCATCCTGATGACGGTTGTCGCGCTCATCCTTAAGCGCCTGGGCATCAGCGGCATCGAGACCATCGGCGACCGCTTCACGATCTCCTCCAGCCTGCCGCAGCCGGCCGTCCCCAGCCTCAGCTGGGAGACCGTCACCCGCCTGGCGCAGCCGGCGATGGTGATCGCCATGCTGGGCGCCATCGAGTCGCTGCTCTCCGCGGCCGTGGCCGACGGTGTGATCGGCGACCGCCACGACAGCAACCAGGAACTGGTCGCGCAGGGCATCGCCAACATGGTCACCCCGCTCATCGGCGGCATCCCCGCCACGGGCGCCATCGCCCGTACGATGACGAACATCAACAACGGCGGTCGCACGCCTGTCGCGGGCATCGCGCACGCCATCGTCCTGGCACTGATCTACCTGTTCCTGATGCCGCTCGTGCAGTACATCCCCATGTCCTGCCTCGCCGGCGTGCTGGTGGTCGTGTCCTATAATATGAGCGAATGGCGCAGCTTCAAGGCCATCCTCAAGAATCCCAAATCCGACATCATCGTCCTGCTGGTCACCTTCTTCCTGACCGTGATCTTCGACCTGACCGTCGCCATCGAGGTGGGCGTGCTGATCGCCTGCCTGCTCTGCATGAAGCGGATGGCCGAGACGACCAACGTCTCCGTGCTCAGCGACGAGATCGACCCGACCGCCGACACCGACGTGCAGGGCAACCTGGAGCACCTCACCATCCCGGAAGGCGCCAAGGTCTACGAGATCAACGGTCCCTACTTCTTCGGCATCGGCAACAAGTTCGAGGAAATGATGGGCGACATGGGCGGCCGCGCCAGGGTCCGCATCATCCGGATGCGCAAGGTGCCGTTCATCGATTCCACCGGCGTGCACAACCTCTCCAACATGTGCCGCATGTGCTCCCAGATGGGTGTCAAGGTGGTGCTTTCCGGCGTCAACCCGACCGTGATGAAGGTTCTCGAGAACGCCGGCATGGACGAAATCGTGGGCAAGGACAACATCTGCAGCCACATCAACATCGCCCTCAAGCGCGCTGAAGAGATCCTCGCGGAAGAAAAATAA